Part of the Henckelia pumila isolate YLH828 chromosome 2, ASM3356847v2, whole genome shotgun sequence genome is shown below.
atatatacCATAACATTTTGTGATAACCGTATACACAAGGGGAAATGTTTTTTTGGTCCAATAAGTtgtccattttttttattttggtccattaattttttaaaatttggttttggtacactaacttttaattttaaatgattttggtccaattGCTGACGTGACAGCTAGACACGTTAGCATTTTTCGTGTCACATCATCATTTTCTGATACCACATCAGCATTTTTTGGCGACACATCAATAATTGGACCAAAATACCCGAAAACTAAAAGTTAGTATaccaaaacaaaattttgaaaagttaatggaccaaaatcaaaacatgaacaagttaatggactaaaaaaaaatttcccatATACACAAAGTAAATAATTCTTAAATCGATGTACATCGATTTTTTTTATGGTTGTGTACTAAAGATTGTTAAATATAATAGAGATACTATCCATGCATATACATATTTCTAGTTATTTTGTTAAATTAATGAGTTATTTGATACCAGATATCCCTAGGAAACATTGAAAATACACACTTTTTCCATGTGAACTTTTAATAGGCAACTTCAACCCTgacttttttataaaattagcacgCTCGCCCCTTcatatgagtgattgttgcgcacgcacccctcatgcgactgagcaaacattttgatatttttttcatcaaatacccttgtgaaatattaaaaatgcatatttaacCCTCTgaaagtataatttttaaatttattcaacccataatacaaattttttattaaaatctaattataaaatatttaacaaacacttttcgttttattaatttttatttttattttaaaattaaatttatattgattaattaattttttctaaaaaatattattactttatcttgctatcattattttattaaactcattTTGTGTTTACAACTTCTCCATTAATCTTACATTTATAAActaaatttaaatacctaaaaataccaaaatattaaaccaaaataataagttcatgcatatTACGTTTTAATTTGGgactatatattttttaaccaaaatctaaattttttaaaatacattgcagaatttgcattaaataataatacacaatatttattaagattcaattataaaatattttcaaatatttttaatttaattaattttttattttttattttaaatttataattcttaattaattcgtttctaaaaaatattattattttatctcgttatcattatttttattaaatcacTTCGTGTTTTAAAGTTcttattaaacatgattcataaataaggatttaaatatctaaaaataccaaaatattgaaccaaaatgatttcatgaatattaatttttcgatttagaattatataatcatgctatttttttattatttattacaaattgtgcaatgcatcttctcgaaaaatttaaattttagttcaataatatatagtcctaaatcgaaaaagcaatatgtttgaacttatcagtttagttcaatattttggtatttgaaattatttaaattgttatttatgaatgcatgtttaatgaagAAGTTGGTTTATGAATAtatgtttaatgaaaaagttaaaaatacgaagtgcatttaataaaataatgatagaaatataaaataataatatttttttagaaaataattaattaatgataatacatttaaaataataaataataaataataaaaaaatgtttgctaaatatttataattgaatctgaataaaaattgtgtattataaGTTAAATtaactttaaaaattatattttaaaaaaatcaaatatgtatttttaatatttcatgtttgataaaaaaaatatcaaaatatttattcagTCGCATGAGAAACGCTTGCGCAACAATTACTCATCTAAAAAaggagtgtgctaattttataaaacgtcagaattgaatatgcctattaaaatttcactactgaaataaattttcaatatttcacaaatACCTTTGGTACAAATAACTCTtaaattaatgcatgcttaTAATTTGTTGGGGAATGGGGATCGTTAGCAAACTGACCTCGGCCAAACTCTTTTTTGATAgaactcttttaaaaaaaaaaaaaaaaaaaaaaaaccccaacAATTCTCTACGCCTGGGAAGAgtcatttattaaaatatttcttaTTTGTTTGCGATATTATTAACTTCACATACAATTgttaatatcatatatatttacaatatttctctatatatatataagtgctACTCTTATCATTGTTTATATAATTAGATTTGTAAAGAAAGAGTAAAATATCCATCCAAAGAGTCTTGGGAAAGAAATGCACAcgaatttatttattcatcGAAAAGCATAAAAAAAAACCTCAAAATTAAACATGCACGCACTTTATTAATAACGCGCTGACAACACTCAACTTGGTCTCCCGGCCCGCacaggatatttaattattattccATCTTACATGCACCCACCATGCATGCAAACCATTGCTAGCTAGGTTTTGCTCACATAACGCGTGCCAAGAAAATACACAAGTAGCAGTATTGCCAACATGTAAGATTCAATATTCTGATGAAAAATGttctaaattaaaaaaaaaattaaagttaataaatgacaaaaaatgaaaaatacgTGAGTGATATAGAAaactataaaattaattaattatttttttgagggaactaattaattattaattaatgttaATTAATAAAAACTGTGAAATCTTCTGACCCCAAAAAATACTGACTCATCGCCACCTGAGCTGTAAACGCAAGTGCATGTGattaggtaaaaaaaaaaaaaaaaaaaaattggtccattttatttcaatttgaaTCAATAATATTTCCGTCAAAATCTCAACCCTGAAATAACGGTTGGCTGAGGATCTTTTTAGCTCTCAAAAAGGAGGAAAAAGACTAGAAAACCTTTCATTTTGGAACTAATTATCGCCTCTCGGAGTTGGGTTACTGGCAGGTGCATTTTTACCGGCCGGGACTCATACCACCGGCGAATAATATGCCGGAGGAAAGATCCGATGAAGATCCTAGCAGTGACGAAAGCGAGCTGGAATCATCCGATAAAGAAGAATGTGATCCAGCCTATTCCATTGCTGAAATGAAAAGATCACGAAAGGAGGCCTTGCTTGAGTTTCGATGCAGGGTGGAGGATGCAATTCGTGGAAACTATCTGTTTGGCCTGAAAAGGGGGATTTCTCCCTCCCAAGAAGATGCCAAGAAAGAAGATTTGAAGGACATTAGGGTGTGGGGTGTCCCTTTATTGCCTAGTGAAAATCACGAGGGGTTAGATATTATCCTGATGAAATTCTTGAAAGCAAAGAATTACAAGGTGCACGAGGCATTCACTTTGCTGCGGAGGACCCTGAAATGGCGTGCAGATTTTAACGCAGATAAAATTCTCCAAGAGAATTTAAGGCCCGAGCCTGATTACTTATGGTTCAGCAATGGGATGGATAAAGAAGGACGTCCTTTGTGTTACAGTATATTGGGGAAGAAATCAAAGAAGAAATTCTCGAGCAATGGTGAGAGATTCAAAGCTTTCTTGAGGTGGAGGGTACAGTGTATTGAAAGAGGGATTCAGAATCTCCATTTCAGGCCTGGTGGAGAGGATTCGATTATCCAGATTATTGATTTGAAGAATGCTCCTGGAACTGCAGTCAAAGAGATCATCCTAATTTGCAAGAAAATGATAGCCTTGCTTCATGATCATTATCCTGGAATGGTCTACAAAAATGTAAGATTAATTGCTTGTTTTTTCCCCTCCAGAAAAGGGACCCCATTGATTAAGATCGACTAATCAATTCATATGTGTTCTTAGTTTGAAAATATGAAGTTATTGTTCTTATGATTTCATGGATGCAGTTAATCATAAATGTTCCATCTTGGTTTATGGCTCTACATGCTTTGAATTTACGGCTCATCACACAAAGAAGCAAGAACAAGTTCGTTTTTGTGAAGCCATCAAAAGTTACAGAAACCCTTCTCaagtaaatatttaatttgttcCATATCTATGTGAATTTCTAGTTTATGAATCTTGCTTATCTATTTTATTGGCATAAAGTTTGATGTATTTGAATTGGCTGAAATGTAGATATGCTACCCCAGAAAACATAGTAGTTGAATATGGTGGCCTGAAAAGAGAGAATGACACTGAGTTCTCTATAGATGACAAAGTTCTTGAACAAAATATCAGAGCAAATACAACCGACCAAATTCAGATACCAATCAATGAGGTATGCCCCTGGTTTTCTCTAagatttgttaaaaaaatcagaCACCAAAATCAGATTTTGAGTTTCAAGCATTCtctatttgaaaataaaaactgTATTGTGATCTGTTGAGCTTCCTCCTCTGTTTCTAACTTCTGACTCCTATGACAAGGTCGAAGTTACGGTGACATGGGATGTGACGGTAGTCGGATATGATGTGACCTACAAAGAGGAATTCATACCAGAAGATGATTGTTCGTACATGATCTTGAttcaaaaggaaaagaaaatgggGGTGACTGCTAGAAATTCATTTCACATTAGAGAGCCTGGGAAAATTGTGATAACTATAGTTAATGGCTCATACACAAAGAAGAAGGTTTTCTATAGGTACAAGAGCAAGCCTAGTGTGCCTATGTATATGTTCCTTAAATGAGAAATTATTTCTTTGCGTAATATCATTCGAATATTAGCCCCATGTGTTGTTTGTAATGCACTTGTTACTCATGAGCTCTTATTTTCCATCTGTGTATGAATAATGGAATTTCTCGATATTGATAATGGTGTCCTTAATTTGACTGTCATCTTTCATGCAAATGAATTTACATTCCAAGAAATTGAAGTTTAAATTACAAGCATGCATGATACCATAAGTCTCCTTCGAAtgttgacaaaactcaaaacacaaaTCGATTTGCTTGGATTTGGAGATTGATTCAAAGCTCCAAAGAGCAGATTCATTTTTATAATCGAGCTCAAGTTCTCGAAAGCCGAGCCTTAGAGACATGGCTGTGGATCAATTCTAGTTTTtgacactagaattacacttggaagacataaaataatttgatcTTTTGACATGTTTTCAAACCAAAATACACAATAAAATGATGTAACTAATTTTAATATTCAAATCTGATAAAATGGATCGAGTGTGAACAATTGCAAAACAAACTTTATATTCCCACAAATGGAAGACTAAGATTGATCAATTATATACAAGTTTGTAGTGAGTAGGTCTCGTATCAAAAATTGATCTATAATACCGCCTCACATTAGATTATGTTTTTTGTATTGCTTGAGTACATTATAATTTCTAACATAGTACATCGGTTTACGCCATGTTTTCGTTTCGTTCCTctatttttattcatatttcTGCGATTAATCATTCAGTTCAATTTGATGTTAAATTTGGAATCCGCATATGACTTGTGAAAGTAACCGGTTGTACATGTCATATTTATTCTTGACTTGTTaacacttcattgatttttttcccaaatttcTCTAAATCTTGCAATCAGAATGTGTTTCTCGTTCAACAAATGAGTGTTATAAGCCCAGAAAATGCCTTCAGAAGCAGTGACCATCTTATTAAATTTGGATATTCGATTAAAGCTCTGGCAGACCGTGAGAAATTTCATTTCACATCAGAAGGTTTTCTATATATGTTCCTTAAATGAGAAATTCTTTCTTTTTGTAATTTCATTTGAATTTTTGCCCTCTTTGTTGTTTGTAATGCATTTACTACTGAGCTCTTTTTTTCCATCTATGCAcgaacaatttttttaatttcttttcctcaattttttttaaatttttttttctcaatatcACTTTGTTCGTTATTTTGACTGACTGTAATCTTTGGGGTAAATGAAGTCATGTCAGTGacttattattgttttattttttccccaataaattaaattacttttttaaaaaaaatactagcTTATGCATGCACAAAACCATAATCAATCATGTATATCACATCTCAAACCCAATATAACTCTTCTATGGTGACTACTGAACATAGTAAGTGGGAACGACCACCGCCTGGATTCATGAAGTGCAACATTGGCGCAACAACCATCTTCAAGGAGATGAGATCGATTGAGGGGCAGCGGTTATCAGGGACCACATCGGGGAATTTATGGTGTGCAGAATATATAAACATCAAGGCCTGTTAGAGGTCCGAGAAGCTGAGGCAAAGGCGCTGCTCGAGGCTCTCACTTGCGCTATCTCAATGGATTTGCGACATGTCATCTTTGAAACATGAGATTCCAAATTGGTGGTTGATGCTATCCAATCAAATCCGATGGACCACAGCGAATTTGGAACAATAATTGCAGATTGTTGCTCCTTACTCTCAACAGAAATCGACTACAAAGTTCGATTTGTTAAAGTGACAAGCGAATGTAGTTGCTCATACACTTGCTAGAGTGATCAATTCATATATTAGTCCATGTATTTTTTATGATGCTCcaaccttaatttatttatgattttttgcTTCATGGTTGTAGTGACTCTTCTTTGAATTAATGAATTTTTGACTTgtttgttcaaaaaaaaaataaataatgtatATCAGTCTATACCATGACATGTTAGAAGAGGTGTTcgagttggtggagtaggtgagTGTTTGAAAAGTTGTCAAGAGTTCGATTCTCCTAACACCTTTTCGGACTAGCATGTCACATAGGGTTTGTCCTGTGCAGTTTAATTTGCTAGCATTATTTGAAGGCAATTGCGTAAGTTCAGAAGTTTACCAATTAACGTGCACAAAGAGTACAAGCGATTACGAATTCTCACGTacgtcattttttaaaaaaaaaaaaaaattatacggTAACATGACCCCAAGAGGTGTTCATTGAATGGATCCAATTCTCTCTACCAATATGGATGACAATGGCAGGGCGGGGTGTTGGCGGGATGCTTTCCCCACCCTCAATCCCGAGTCCAATACCCGTCCTCAGGGACATAACCAGAAAATATTTATCTAGTAAAAATAAAGAATGTAAAAATATAACGTAATGTCGAGctcatataaaatatatcatTATACTTTCATACATTAATctattgaaaataaatataaataaataatattgtaaAAGTaaatttttatcaatttattaaGCAAAGACATAAAAATAGAACTAACAAATTTATTTAACAAATTTCCTTGAAACTATTtgctataatatttttataacttCATTTATGGATAATAGATATGAgtaaataataataagtaatctATACCTATTtaaaatctatatctatacctatttaaaagtgtgaataaaaggtcaaagctttacaattgtgaaataacaactttgtctttttatttacactataagcaaaaccatataaaaatatatagggttatgaaagtaaaaacaaaattttagttAGAGCATAAAcgtaaatcaatatttatattgtatgtaaaattgattattataataaagttaaaattgacaaagtgtgtgcatattagataaggattcaatttccaaaaaaattgaaacaccaaaatactttattttctatttttttgtagataatatgataagatcaaaattgacaaagtgtgtACATATTAGATAATAAGGATTCagtttccaaaaaaattaaaatatcaaaatactttattttctattttcttgtagataaagtgaatatatttGTGATTCAATGTGTCCCAATATTGCTTGAATACCTCTATGAAGCATAGCACTAGGACCGTCTCAAAAAAACTGGAGATTCTAAAGGGAATTTTTAGGGGAAGGtcctataaaaaaattttgaccacgaatggcgtggtgagtgccgagctggtcgggttttaattttgaccacgaatggcgtggtgagttccgagctggtcgggctttaattttgaccacgaatggcgtggtgattgccgagctggtcgggctttaattttgaccacgaatggcgtggtgagtgccgagctggtcgggctttaattttgaccacgaatggcgtggtgagtgccgagctggtcgggctttaagtttgaccacgaatggcgtggtgagtgccgagctggtcgggttTTAATTTTGACCACGcatggcgtggtgagtgccgagctggtcgggctttaacTTTGTGATGTTTGACAAAAATATGTCGCTTTTTCATTACTAATTTCCCAAAAAACATATCCCCAAAAAGGAAGTAACAAAAGCGTATAATTACTACTactatcaaatttaaaaacCCAAAAATAATGAAATAGCTCACAACCCTTTACTCCCATGAGGCCGAGTGATGCAGCAGGTCTGACCGGGCCCCTAAGAGTAATACTTCTTCAAGTGTTGAGTGTTCCATGGCCGCTTTCCTTGTTTTCCATGCGCATCTTCCAGATAATAAGCAGCTACTCCTGCCTTCCCTACCACCTTGAAAGGTCCCTCATATTTTGCTTCCAGTTTCCCTCTCTCTCCATGGTGTTGGATTTTCCTCATAACCAAGTCTCCCTCTTGAAAGGCTCGAGGGTAGACCCGTTTGTTGTAGGCTCGGGTCATTCTTTTGCGATAAGCTGCCAACCGAACTGCTGTTCTAGCTCGATTTTCTTCAATCAGATCCAAATTCATGGCCCTTAATTTATTGTTGTCAGGACCATAGGATATTATTCGAGCGCTTTCCTGTACAATCTCGGCGGGCAGAACCGTTTCAGTCCCATACACCATATT
Proteins encoded:
- the LOC140884564 gene encoding patellin-4-like, translating into MPEERSDEDPSSDESELESSDKEECDPAYSIAEMKRSRKEALLEFRCRVEDAIRGNYLFGLKRGISPSQEDAKKEDLKDIRVWGVPLLPSENHEGLDIILMKFLKAKNYKVHEAFTLLRRTLKWRADFNADKILQENLRPEPDYLWFSNGMDKEGRPLCYSILGKKSKKKFSSNGERFKAFLRWRVQCIERGIQNLHFRPGGEDSIIQIIDLKNAPGTAVKEIILICKKMIALLHDHYPGMVYKNLIINVPSWFMALHALNLRLITQRSKNKFVFVKPSKVTETLLKYATPENIVVEYGGLKRENDTEFSIDDKVLEQNIRANTTDQIQIPINEVEVTVTWDVTVVGYDVTYKEEFIPEDDCSYMILIQKEKKMGVTARNSFHIREPGKIVITIVNGSYTKKKVFYRYKSKPSVPMYMFLK